From the Deltaproteobacteria bacterium genome, the window CCGAAGTCTTACCTGTTAGTTTCGGAGTAGCACTGACTAGTTGGACGATGTTGGTTGCTAAAGTCCCGCGGGCATCGTCATCAGTGACGACGATGAATTGTTTTTGCGAATTGTCACGAAGCTGAGTAGCCGGAGCTGGGTTAAGTGTGCCGATCACGAAGTTGTTCAGCTGCGTCAAGGCGTCGTTGCTATCGACGCGGCGAGGGACAACCTCGACCAGCTTGGAGTCCATGGTACCCGAAGGGACAAAGGGAGACGCGATGATCCACGCGTGGTAGTCAATTTTGGCAACGCTTGTGGCAATTTGACCTAGGAAGCCGTTTAAATTTTTCTCCAGTGCTTGCCGCTCCTCGCCCATGCTGCCACTGGTATCGACGATAAAGACGATATCGACGGGGTTGACGTTGACCTGATTCTCCCCTTTATAGGTGAGGCGGATGCGGCCGTCCTTGAGTTTTTCCTTGAGAGCCCCACTGGCGTCCAGCAGGCCTTTGCCGCCGGCTTTACCCCCGAGCCCGTCTTCTTCCCCGCCCTGGCCCCCGTTACCCTTGCCGGCTCCACCCGGGCTACCGCCGGAACCGCCGTTTAGACTGGCGCCTTGACTGCAGGAATTGAGTTTGGTTACAAATAATAACGATAACAGTGCTTTGGCATATTTGGAATAAACCACTTCCGGCCCTCCCAGTGCAATGTTATCGGTATGTTGAAGGGAAAACTTTAGCGTGACCATCACCACTAGAGGGCAGGACTCAGCATGGCGGGTGAAAAGCCGATTTATTCAACTGCAACTGGCTCAAATCGTTCAAAAAATCCGGATTCCATCGGGAGCTATACGCCGGCATCAGGTCCGTGCAAGATGCGGCTGGAGACCAAAGGGCGAGGTGGCAAGGCTGTCACCGTCTTGTTCAATCTCCCGTTTGCCACAGAGTCTGAGGCCGTGAATGTGATGAAGGCGATGCAAGCGAGCCTTGGTTGTGGAGCGACTTTCAAGAACAACCAAATCGAGCTGCGCGGAGATATGCGTGAGCGTGTGGGGGCCTATTTCGCTAAACTAGGCCTGAAGTTAGTCAAGG encodes:
- a CDS encoding translation initiation factor yields the protein MAGEKPIYSTATGSNRSKNPDSIGSYTPASGPCKMRLETKGRGGKAVTVLFNLPFATESEAVNVMKAMQASLGCGATFKNNQIELRGDMRERVGAYFAKLGLKLVKAGG